One region of Brassica napus cultivar Da-Ae chromosome A10, Da-Ae, whole genome shotgun sequence genomic DNA includes:
- the LOC106387782 gene encoding uncharacterized protein LOC106387782 isoform X2 has product MAHGRYDNNYRKKSGQIPRFGDWEDANEMPITQYFENARQAEALKLASHHPRPRHLHHSRQTAGTKEKRGPQRRVRDVSSQTDKYYVDVTGVKHDVAPASRPPKPVDEDLYKIPPELIYSSRRKRRSGFLACLVPCAS; this is encoded by the exons ATGGCTCAT GGGAGATATGATAATAATTATAGGAAGAAGAGCGGCCAGATTCCTAGATTTGGAGATTGGGAGGACGCAAATGAGATGCCAATAACACAATACTTCGAGAATGCAAGACAAGCTG aAGCCTTAAAGCTTGCTTCTCACCATCCCCGTCCACGTCACCTCCATCATTCAAGACAG ACGGCGGGAACGAAGGAAAAGAGGGGACCACAAAGGCGCGTGCGTGACGTCAGTTCACAGACAGACAAGTATTATGTGGACGTCACCGGAGTGAAACACGACGTGGCTCCGGCTTCGAGACCACCTAAGCCCGTTGATGAGGATCTCTACAAGATTCCTCCTGAGCTTATCTATTCTTCAAGAAGG AAGAGAAGGTCTGGCTTTTTAGCATGTTTGGTTCCATGCGCATCTTGA
- the LOC106387782 gene encoding uncharacterized protein LOC106387782 isoform X1, translating to MAHGRYDNNYRKKSGQIPRFGDWEDANEMPITQYFENARQAGLLRHHHNFTTSSSSTATSSSSSSSAEALKLASHHPRPRHLHHSRQTAGTKEKRGPQRRVRDVSSQTDKYYVDVTGVKHDVAPASRPPKPVDEDLYKIPPELIYSSRRKRRSGFLACLVPCAS from the exons ATGGCTCAT GGGAGATATGATAATAATTATAGGAAGAAGAGCGGCCAGATTCCTAGATTTGGAGATTGGGAGGACGCAAATGAGATGCCAATAACACAATACTTCGAGAATGCAAGACAAGCTGGTCTGCTTCGTCACCACCATAACTTcactacttcttcttcttccacagctacttcatcatcttcttcttcttctgcagaAGCCTTAAAGCTTGCTTCTCACCATCCCCGTCCACGTCACCTCCATCATTCAAGACAG ACGGCGGGAACGAAGGAAAAGAGGGGACCACAAAGGCGCGTGCGTGACGTCAGTTCACAGACAGACAAGTATTATGTGGACGTCACCGGAGTGAAACACGACGTGGCTCCGGCTTCGAGACCACCTAAGCCCGTTGATGAGGATCTCTACAAGATTCCTCCTGAGCTTATCTATTCTTCAAGAAGG AAGAGAAGGTCTGGCTTTTTAGCATGTTTGGTTCCATGCGCATCTTGA